The following proteins come from a genomic window of Candidatus Eisenbacteria bacterium:
- a CDS encoding SpoIIE family protein phosphatase has translation MTAYLFHLLGLSIALAWYRYRSRPKLSGLLILWCIGIITCRVGPILVGFIYGSAERTIGPFALNLVLVTGWVGSIILLHVILSLTLWRRQQNRRFWVWAALFIAALLIAGFGRKLYPLVVILAIPWLWALRWREGLGARALTLVSFVSFISLLLCGYSIGVDGKIFPSDIALSIFQFQSFASTMALIYAALTLPRTANRIHLSIRRIRNRLLVSHLLAGVVPVVLVALFLLLSGALFLSTYRGLIATKLITQSSEAAVERLSATLSESGEIASHPFGMGVRSQMVLIQEGDNPAYSLGKTPAFPPDSLLGIDSPSADTPLLWDGQALYLRARVDTVYNGHPFRIEALTIVDSLHMARVSDLLGIPVRISPSLRVLRNAGGVTIDSNTGVNTSPAIGPGQPDWKQLPGGAIIHCLQWNNHQWDRTAIPVLSSATLGESLMALISAGESNPLAIAILIILGILAVLVLGASWITTTMVYGMGRSIARSVRSLTEATRELSKGNLSHRIFVEDQDELWSVASSFNTMARGLERGRSMELEQQRYNEELKLAYDIQKRLLPRSAPQLDGLELAGLSLSAREIGGDYFDYIELDDGRLGVVVADVAGKGVPAALLMSSFRASLRSQDLCRQGPAETMGRLNRFIYSSVDPGRFITVFLAIIDPAAGNLRYAQAGHEPPILVDSKGSIETLTTAGLVLGLKPRIEYEEAGVDLPRDSLLTIFTDGVTEAQSPDGDFFGEMRLHRLLQNCNKEPCDDLLRRIMAELSSYSGPSTQSDDITVVLARRT, from the coding sequence ATGACCGCTTACCTCTTTCATCTGCTTGGACTTTCCATAGCGCTGGCCTGGTACCGGTATCGGTCACGCCCCAAGTTGTCCGGGCTCCTCATCCTTTGGTGCATCGGGATCATCACCTGCCGTGTCGGCCCAATACTCGTCGGTTTCATCTATGGATCAGCAGAGAGGACGATCGGACCGTTTGCGCTGAATCTCGTCTTGGTAACGGGTTGGGTCGGATCGATCATCCTCCTGCATGTCATCCTTTCGCTCACCCTTTGGAGGCGCCAACAGAACCGGCGCTTCTGGGTCTGGGCGGCGCTCTTCATCGCGGCGCTCCTCATCGCGGGATTCGGCAGAAAACTCTATCCCCTGGTGGTCATCCTTGCCATCCCTTGGCTTTGGGCGCTTCGCTGGCGGGAGGGCCTGGGCGCCCGCGCCCTCACCCTTGTAAGTTTTGTGAGTTTCATCTCGCTGCTCCTGTGCGGCTACAGCATCGGTGTCGACGGCAAAATATTCCCGAGCGACATCGCTCTGTCGATTTTCCAATTCCAGTCATTTGCCTCCACCATGGCCCTGATCTATGCGGCGCTGACCCTTCCTCGAACAGCGAATCGGATTCATTTATCGATCCGGCGCATCCGCAACCGGCTCCTGGTTTCACATTTGCTGGCCGGTGTGGTCCCCGTCGTTCTTGTCGCCCTCTTCCTGCTGCTCTCCGGCGCCCTCTTCCTCTCCACTTATCGCGGCCTCATCGCCACCAAGCTCATCACGCAATCATCCGAAGCGGCGGTTGAACGCCTTTCGGCGACATTGTCCGAGTCGGGAGAGATCGCGTCCCACCCATTCGGTATGGGTGTCAGGAGCCAGATGGTCTTGATACAAGAAGGAGATAATCCCGCCTATTCCCTCGGCAAAACTCCGGCTTTTCCACCCGACTCCCTCCTCGGCATCGACAGTCCCTCCGCGGACACACCTCTGCTTTGGGACGGCCAGGCGCTCTATCTTCGAGCCCGGGTCGATACGGTTTATAATGGACATCCATTTCGCATCGAAGCATTAACAATTGTCGACTCGCTGCATATGGCGCGGGTCAGCGATCTTCTCGGCATACCGGTCAGGATCAGTCCATCCTTGCGCGTCTTGCGCAATGCCGGCGGAGTCACTATCGACTCCAACACAGGTGTGAATACATCCCCCGCCATCGGGCCCGGCCAGCCGGATTGGAAACAGCTTCCCGGCGGCGCCATCATCCATTGCCTTCAGTGGAACAATCATCAGTGGGACCGCACCGCCATCCCTGTTCTATCATCCGCAACACTGGGTGAATCGCTCATGGCGTTGATTTCAGCGGGTGAGAGCAATCCTCTGGCCATCGCCATCTTGATCATTCTTGGGATACTGGCGGTCCTCGTTCTGGGCGCCTCATGGATCACAACCACCATGGTCTATGGGATGGGACGATCGATTGCGCGCTCGGTCCGCAGCCTCACAGAGGCGACACGCGAACTTTCAAAGGGCAACCTTTCACACCGCATTTTTGTGGAAGATCAGGATGAATTATGGAGCGTCGCCTCCTCGTTTAACACGATGGCCCGGGGATTGGAACGCGGGCGGAGCATGGAGCTGGAGCAGCAGCGTTATAATGAAGAATTGAAGCTGGCGTATGATATACAAAAGCGGCTCCTGCCCCGATCCGCCCCTCAATTGGACGGGCTAGAACTGGCCGGATTGAGTCTTTCCGCCCGCGAAATCGGCGGGGACTATTTTGACTACATCGAACTCGACGACGGCCGCCTCGGCGTCGTTGTGGCCGATGTCGCCGGAAAGGGCGTTCCCGCCGCCCTGCTGATGTCGTCCTTCCGCGCTTCTCTGCGCAGCCAGGATCTTTGCCGCCAGGGACCGGCCGAAACGATGGGTCGTCTGAACCGATTTATTTATTCAAGTGTGGATCCCGGCCGGTTTATCACTGTTTTTCTCGCCATCATCGACCCCGCGGCGGGGAACCTGCGCTACGCACAGGCGGGCCACGAACCGCCGATCCTTGTCGACAGCAAAGGATCGATTGAGACCCTCACCACGGCCGGCCTCGTCCTCGGTCTAAAACCGCGGATTGAGTACGAGGAGGCCGGGGTCGACCTGCCGCGAGATTCACTTCTGACGATATTTACCGACGGTGTCACCGAGGCCCAAAGCCCCGATGGCGATTTCTTCGGTGAAATGCGATTGCATCGGTTGCTGCAAAACTGCAACAAAGAGCCCTGCGACGATCTGCTCCGCCGCATCATGGCAGAACTATCGAGCTATTCGGGTCCCTCGACCCAATCCGACGATATCACCGTCGTGCTGGCGCGCCGGACATGA